The following proteins come from a genomic window of Nautilia profundicola AmH:
- a CDS encoding bifunctional 3,4-dihydroxy-2-butanone 4-phosphate synthase/GTP cyclohydrolase II: MPNPIERVKKAIEEIQKGNIIIMIDDEDRENEGDLVYAGVFSTPEKVNFLAKEGRGLICVSITNEIANSLELRPMVDSNKESFSTAFTISVDAKECTTGISAFERDLTIKKLSSPTSKPDDFVKPGHIFPLIAKEGGVLVRTGHTEGSVDICKLAGVYPSAVICEIMNEDGTMARRKDLADFAKKHNLAVVYISDIVEYRLQFETLITKEKEQTLEIDGVKFKKIIFKDHLGHEHYVLANNPKNTTNVKFYKVTKNVDFLLNSDILKEYEKVLEYIKYNGGVIIFIDSNSKEADKEYGIGAQILKALGIQNLNLFSRHKNEFNALKGFGININKYLEV; the protein is encoded by the coding sequence ATGCCAAATCCTATTGAGAGAGTAAAAAAAGCAATTGAAGAGATACAAAAAGGCAATATTATTATTATGATAGACGACGAAGACAGGGAAAACGAAGGCGATTTAGTATATGCGGGTGTATTTTCCACTCCTGAAAAGGTTAATTTTCTGGCTAAAGAAGGCCGAGGACTCATTTGCGTCAGCATTACGAACGAAATTGCAAATTCGCTTGAACTAAGACCCATGGTGGATTCCAATAAGGAGAGTTTTTCCACAGCGTTTACAATCAGTGTGGACGCTAAAGAATGTACGACCGGAATCAGTGCGTTTGAAAGAGACCTTACCATTAAAAAACTTTCATCCCCTACAAGCAAACCCGATGATTTCGTAAAGCCCGGACATATCTTTCCTCTTATCGCAAAAGAAGGGGGAGTTCTTGTCAGAACCGGTCACACCGAAGGAAGCGTGGATATATGTAAACTCGCAGGAGTATATCCGAGTGCAGTGATATGCGAAATAATGAATGAAGACGGAACAATGGCAAGAAGAAAAGACCTCGCCGATTTTGCAAAAAAACACAACCTTGCAGTCGTATATATTTCAGACATAGTCGAATACAGACTCCAGTTTGAAACGCTTATAACAAAAGAAAAAGAACAAACCCTTGAAATAGACGGCGTAAAATTTAAAAAAATTATTTTCAAGGACCATTTGGGTCATGAACACTACGTACTCGCAAACAACCCTAAAAACACTACAAACGTTAAGTTTTACAAAGTTACCAAAAACGTGGACTTTCTGCTTAACAGCGATATTTTGAAAGAATACGAAAAAGTACTTGAATACATTAAATATAACGGCGGAGTGATTATATTTATTGATTCAAACTCAAAAGAAGCCGATAAAGAATACGGAATAGGAGCACAGATTCTAAAAGCGCTGGGAATTCAAAACCTTAATCTTTTCAGCAGACACAAAAACGAATTTAACGCCCTTAAGGGATTCGGAATAAATATTAATAAATATCTGGAGGTATAA
- a CDS encoding CinA family protein: MEILFIGKDWKFKKALKEELFKHIDYNSIKYIDTFDIEFKPAQETLIVTNKKTYPLVARILANLTNQQLVVKDDFLIPEHAKYTKNSFLIDYFYPINVILLEDKVPEIFIITPEYESINIFKFDKDTAMMFLEPIFNAHKLNYTVIENEGGFVEIITETLEDIVKKEILNVLPTVVFGNLFEHIVNNLPPKKITFAESCTGGLIASSLTKISGSSNCFDGSVVTYANRIKHEWLGVEETTLEKYGAVSEQTVKEMLLGAIEISKADYALAISGIAGPTGGTPSKPVGTVFIGVADRKTLKVEEFHFKGDRNYIQYQAMMNAIRMFINFSGLYSKIP; encoded by the coding sequence ATGGAAATCTTATTTATAGGTAAAGATTGGAAATTTAAAAAGGCATTAAAAGAAGAATTATTTAAGCATATTGATTATAATAGTATCAAGTACATCGATACATTTGATATCGAATTTAAACCGGCTCAGGAAACACTAATAGTCACGAACAAAAAAACATACCCCCTCGTTGCGAGAATTTTGGCTAATCTGACAAATCAGCAATTGGTAGTTAAAGACGATTTCTTAATTCCCGAACACGCAAAATACACCAAAAACAGCTTTTTAATTGATTATTTTTATCCTATAAATGTAATACTGCTTGAAGATAAAGTTCCCGAAATTTTTATCATAACCCCTGAATATGAGAGTATTAATATATTCAAATTCGACAAAGACACGGCTATGATGTTTTTAGAACCTATTTTCAATGCTCACAAACTAAACTATACCGTTATAGAAAACGAAGGCGGTTTTGTAGAAATCATAACCGAAACTTTAGAAGATATTGTAAAAAAAGAAATATTAAACGTTTTACCGACCGTAGTATTCGGAAATCTTTTCGAACATATCGTAAACAATTTGCCTCCGAAAAAAATCACATTTGCAGAAAGCTGCACGGGGGGACTTATTGCAAGCAGCCTTACTAAAATATCAGGATCAAGCAACTGCTTTGACGGAAGCGTCGTAACATACGCCAACAGAATCAAACACGAATGGCTGGGAGTCGAAGAAACAACCCTTGAAAAATACGGAGCGGTGAGTGAGCAGACGGTAAAAGAGATGCTCCTTGGAGCCATAGAAATCAGCAAGGCGGATTACGCACTTGCTATCAGCGGTATAGCCGGACCAACCGGAGGAACTCCGTCTAAACCGGTAGGAACGGTATTTATAGGAGTGGCGGATAGAAAAACCCTTAAAGTCGAAGAGTTTCATTTTAAGGGTGATAGAAACTACATACAGTACCAGGCAATGATGAATGCGATCAGAATGTTTATCAATTTCAGCGGTTTATATAGTAAAATTCCATAA
- the ppk2 gene encoding polyphosphate kinase 2, translating to MKKKDILPEYQLPRDKVFKKNGKMKEKFYEKELLKLQIELVKLQTWLKLHNKRLLVVFEGVDTAGKDGTIKRILEYLNPRFARSVALDKPSDKEKTQWYFQRYVPHFPAGGEMVFFNRSWYNRAGVEIVMGFCTHEEYLKFIRQAPRFEEMIVDDGIKFFKYYLDITKEEQYKRLKKRETDPLKKWKLSTLDWKSYEHYDDYQKYKEDMFAATSTPYAPWVIVDANDKKRARINVIRDFLSQFDYDEKEYFYPADPEIVKVVSHIE from the coding sequence ATGAAAAAGAAAGATATTTTACCTGAATATCAGCTTCCGAGAGATAAGGTGTTTAAAAAAAACGGTAAAATGAAAGAGAAGTTTTATGAAAAAGAACTTCTTAAACTTCAAATAGAACTTGTAAAGCTCCAAACATGGCTGAAACTTCATAATAAAAGATTATTAGTTGTTTTTGAAGGAGTTGATACTGCAGGAAAAGACGGAACCATAAAAAGAATACTCGAATATCTAAATCCGAGGTTTGCCAGAAGTGTAGCGCTTGATAAACCGAGTGATAAAGAAAAAACTCAGTGGTATTTTCAAAGATATGTACCTCACTTTCCGGCCGGAGGGGAAATGGTGTTTTTTAACAGAAGCTGGTACAACCGTGCAGGAGTTGAAATAGTTATGGGGTTTTGTACTCACGAAGAATATCTTAAATTTATAAGGCAAGCTCCGAGATTTGAAGAAATGATAGTGGATGACGGGATTAAGTTTTTTAAATATTATCTTGATATTACGAAAGAAGAACAATATAAAAGACTGAAAAAGAGAGAAACAGATCCTTTAAAAAAATGGAAACTTTCAACGCTTGACTGGAAAAGCTATGAACATTATGACGACTATCAAAAGTATAAAGAAGATATGTTCGCAGCTACGTCCACGCCTTACGCTCCGTGGGTGATTGTTGACGCAAACGACAAGAAAAGAGCAAGAATAAATGTAATAAGGGATTTTCTTTCCCAGTTTGACTATGATGAAAAAGAATATTTTTATCCGGCCGATCCGGAGATCGTAAAAGTTGTTTCACACATCGAATAA
- the ileS gene encoding isoleucine--tRNA ligase: MDYKDTLLLPKTTFPMRGNLPQNEPKKYKKWFSEHVYERMKQNRVGNDKFNLHDGPPYANGHIHIGHALNKILKDMIVKYYYFQGFDVRYTPGWDCHGLPIEQQVEKKIGREKKESLPKSKVRELCRQHAAKFIEIQKEEFQNLGVIGDWDNPYKTMDFEFEANIYKALAEIAKKGLLVERSKPVFWCMHDKTALAEAEVEYEDKEDYSIYVAFPLSNEAKSKLGIDNASIVIWTTTPWTLPANMGIALNPEEKYVLSEDGKIVAKELYENLKEAEVVSGEIVKEFDASELENLKAINPLNGRESVIILGEHVTMDGGTGCVHTAPGHGEEDYRVWLKYGFSEILQPVDDEGKYSNLIVTEKLLPEEFKGMHIFEANPKILDLLGDNLVKVSKFTHSYPHCWRCHNPVIFRATKQFFIAMDKEVNGDTLRHRALSEIEKVEFTPKTGKNRLSTMVANRPDWCISRQRDWGVPIAFFRNKDTGELIIDDEIIENVYEIFKVKGADAWYDLSIEELLPESKKEMASKLEKVNDILDVWFDSGSTWFAVLKNGPYDAGEYPANMYLEGSDQHRGWFQSSLLVSTSIEERAPYKSILTHGFTVDEKGEKMSKSKGNVVAPQEVSKKFGTEILRLWVATSDYSGDIKISDGILKQVAEQYRKIRNTIRFLLANVNDLEEIKLTNPSMIDRWILARSKEVFDEVVALFGKYDFSKAFNILNNFIVTELSAIYMDVCKDRLYCEPLNSEKRRNSQSTMAVIVKELISLLAPVLTYTMDEAVEHAPKVIKEDAKDVFDFVYTPLTAVENPIDEEILEIRRRFFEIVDRLKKEKVIKDTLELAIETNYDKLLVDEMADFFVVSLISDNIEGETLDEFHISDEQFVVKIKRSPLHKCPRCWRYLAEEEGALCERCEKAING, encoded by the coding sequence ATGGATTACAAAGACACTCTTCTTTTGCCTAAAACCACCTTTCCGATGCGTGGTAATCTTCCTCAAAACGAGCCTAAAAAATACAAAAAATGGTTCAGCGAACACGTATATGAAAGAATGAAACAAAATAGAGTCGGTAACGACAAATTTAACCTTCACGACGGACCTCCGTATGCAAACGGACATATTCACATAGGACACGCACTTAATAAAATTTTAAAAGATATGATTGTTAAATATTACTATTTTCAGGGGTTTGACGTAAGATACACTCCGGGATGGGACTGTCACGGACTGCCGATCGAACAGCAGGTTGAGAAAAAAATAGGACGTGAAAAAAAAGAGAGCCTGCCTAAAAGCAAAGTAAGGGAACTTTGCCGTCAGCACGCCGCTAAATTTATTGAAATACAAAAAGAAGAGTTCCAAAACCTTGGAGTTATAGGGGATTGGGATAATCCGTATAAAACGATGGATTTCGAATTTGAAGCCAATATTTATAAAGCACTTGCCGAGATCGCCAAAAAAGGTCTTTTGGTAGAAAGAAGCAAACCGGTATTTTGGTGTATGCACGATAAAACGGCTCTTGCTGAAGCGGAAGTTGAATATGAAGATAAAGAAGACTATTCAATTTATGTTGCGTTTCCATTGAGTAATGAAGCTAAAAGCAAACTCGGAATCGATAACGCAAGTATTGTTATCTGGACGACAACCCCTTGGACGCTTCCTGCGAATATGGGTATTGCTCTTAATCCTGAAGAGAAGTATGTATTAAGCGAAGACGGAAAAATCGTAGCAAAAGAACTGTATGAAAACTTAAAAGAAGCTGAGGTTGTAAGCGGCGAAATAGTTAAAGAGTTTGACGCAAGCGAGCTTGAAAACTTAAAAGCGATTAATCCGCTAAACGGAAGAGAATCTGTAATAATCCTTGGTGAACACGTAACGATGGACGGCGGTACGGGATGTGTTCATACGGCTCCGGGACACGGTGAGGAAGACTACAGAGTATGGCTAAAATACGGATTTAGTGAAATTTTACAACCAGTTGACGATGAAGGTAAATACTCTAACTTAATCGTAACTGAAAAGTTATTGCCTGAAGAATTTAAAGGAATGCATATATTTGAAGCGAACCCTAAAATTTTAGATCTTTTAGGTGATAACCTTGTTAAAGTATCTAAGTTTACACACAGCTATCCGCACTGCTGGAGATGTCATAATCCGGTGATTTTCAGAGCAACTAAACAGTTCTTTATCGCAATGGATAAAGAAGTAAACGGAGACACGCTAAGACATAGAGCCCTTAGTGAAATAGAAAAAGTGGAATTTACTCCAAAAACAGGTAAAAATAGACTAAGCACAATGGTCGCAAACAGACCTGACTGGTGTATAAGCCGCCAGAGAGATTGGGGTGTTCCTATTGCGTTTTTCAGAAACAAAGATACGGGCGAGCTTATTATAGATGATGAAATAATCGAAAACGTTTATGAAATATTTAAAGTAAAAGGCGCGGATGCTTGGTATGATTTAAGCATTGAAGAGCTGCTGCCTGAAAGCAAAAAAGAAATGGCTTCGAAACTTGAAAAAGTTAACGATATTTTAGACGTATGGTTTGACAGCGGGTCAACATGGTTTGCCGTACTTAAAAACGGACCGTACGATGCCGGGGAATATCCTGCGAATATGTATCTTGAAGGAAGCGACCAGCACAGAGGATGGTTCCAAAGTTCACTTCTCGTATCAACTTCTATTGAGGAAAGAGCTCCTTATAAATCAATCCTTACTCACGGATTCACCGTAGATGAAAAAGGTGAAAAGATGAGTAAGTCAAAAGGTAACGTTGTAGCTCCTCAGGAAGTTTCTAAAAAATTCGGAACCGAAATTTTAAGATTATGGGTTGCTACGAGTGATTACAGCGGTGATATCAAAATAAGTGACGGTATCTTAAAACAGGTTGCGGAGCAGTACAGAAAAATAAGAAACACTATCAGATTCCTGCTTGCAAACGTAAACGATTTAGAAGAGATCAAGCTAACAAATCCTTCAATGATCGACAGATGGATTCTGGCGAGAAGCAAAGAAGTGTTTGATGAAGTAGTTGCACTTTTCGGTAAATACGACTTTTCTAAAGCGTTTAATATTTTAAACAACTTCATAGTTACCGAGCTTAGTGCGATTTATATGGACGTTTGTAAAGACAGACTATACTGTGAACCGTTAAACTCTGAAAAAAGAAGAAATTCTCAAAGCACAATGGCTGTGATTGTGAAAGAGCTTATTTCACTGCTTGCGCCGGTCCTTACATATACAATGGACGAAGCGGTTGAACATGCTCCAAAAGTTATAAAAGAAGACGCAAAAGACGTGTTTGATTTTGTTTATACGCCACTTACCGCCGTGGAAAATCCTATTGACGAAGAGATTTTGGAAATCAGAAGAAGATTTTTTGAAATCGTAGACAGACTTAAAAAAGAAAAAGTTATAAAAGATACACTCGAACTTGCTATAGAGACGAATTATGATAAATTATTAGTTGACGAAATGGCCGACTTTTTTGTTGTAAGTTTAATAAGCGATAATATTGAAGGCGAAACTCTTGACGAATTTCATATAAGTGATGAACAGTTTGTAGTTAAAATCAAACGTTCACCTCTTCACAAGTGTCCGAGATGCTGGAGATACTTGGCTGAAGAAGAGGGTGCGTTATGTGAAAGATGCGAAAAGGCGATTAATGGATAA
- a CDS encoding glutamyl-tRNA amidotransferase translates to MDKPVSLWFIFLNIIVIIGVSYAVYRWLKSIKGDF, encoded by the coding sequence ATGGATAAACCCGTTTCGCTTTGGTTTATTTTTTTAAATATTATAGTTATAATAGGCGTAAGTTACGCAGTATACAGATGGCTTAAAAGTATAAAAGGAGATTTTTAA
- the gatA gene encoding Asp-tRNA(Asn)/Glu-tRNA(Gln) amidotransferase subunit GatA: MITLKEALKLSKEELKDLKAEINKKAKENKELGGYVEQFLGKDLSDMGDGVPIAIKDNINVKGWEVTCSSKILQGYVSPYNATVIDKMLEAGLSPFGRCNMDEFAMGSSTETSYYGKTLNPHDANRVPGGSSGGSAAVVGAGLAVAALGSDTGGSIRQPAAFCGVVGMKPTYGRVSRLGLVAFSSSLDQIGPITQNVEDAAILYNILAGHDPKDSTSAPVENKKIEINENRKLKIAVIDNYIDEADEDIKNRLNDIIAELEKEGHTIIHKTLMNSKYDVATYYVVATAEASSNLARFDGMRYGNRIEGKDLKETYKLTRAQFGDEVKRRIMLGTFVLSSGYYDAYYLKAQKVRHLIKNEFDKLFAEADLVLTPVTPSTAFEFGSKKDPLEMYLSDIYTISVNLAGVPAISLPVGKDKNNMPIGLQLIAKHFDEQTLFDGAKIVENLVKESK; encoded by the coding sequence ATGATAACACTTAAAGAAGCACTGAAATTATCAAAAGAAGAGCTAAAAGATCTAAAGGCTGAAATTAATAAAAAAGCAAAAGAAAACAAAGAACTTGGTGGATATGTCGAGCAGTTCTTAGGAAAAGATCTAAGCGATATGGGTGACGGTGTTCCTATCGCAATTAAAGACAACATCAATGTAAAAGGATGGGAAGTTACATGTTCTTCTAAAATCCTTCAGGGATATGTAAGCCCTTACAATGCGACCGTAATTGATAAAATGCTTGAAGCGGGACTAAGTCCGTTTGGTAGATGTAACATGGATGAGTTTGCAATGGGAAGTTCTACTGAGACAAGCTACTATGGTAAAACATTAAATCCTCATGATGCAAACAGGGTTCCGGGGGGAAGCAGCGGTGGTAGTGCCGCTGTGGTAGGTGCCGGGCTTGCCGTTGCTGCACTTGGAAGTGATACGGGTGGATCTATCAGACAGCCTGCGGCTTTCTGCGGTGTTGTAGGAATGAAACCTACGTACGGAAGAGTGAGCAGACTTGGGCTTGTAGCGTTCTCGAGCTCACTTGATCAAATCGGTCCGATTACACAAAATGTGGAAGATGCGGCTATTTTATATAATATTTTAGCGGGGCATGATCCGAAAGATTCAACTTCCGCACCGGTTGAGAATAAAAAAATAGAAATCAACGAAAACAGAAAACTTAAAATTGCCGTAATCGACAACTATATCGATGAGGCGGATGAGGATATTAAAAACAGACTAAACGATATTATAGCCGAGCTTGAAAAAGAAGGACATACTATTATTCATAAAACTCTTATGAATTCTAAATACGATGTTGCGACTTATTACGTGGTTGCTACTGCGGAAGCGAGCTCAAACCTTGCGAGATTCGACGGTATGAGATACGGAAACAGAATCGAAGGAAAAGATCTGAAAGAAACATACAAATTAACAAGAGCTCAGTTCGGAGATGAAGTAAAAAGAAGAATTATGCTGGGAACGTTCGTACTTTCAAGCGGATATTACGATGCATATTATTTAAAAGCACAAAAAGTAAGACATTTAATTAAAAACGAATTTGATAAACTTTTTGCCGAAGCCGATTTGGTGCTAACACCTGTAACACCTTCTACCGCATTTGAATTCGGAAGCAAAAAAGACCCGCTTGAGATGTATCTGAGCGACATATATACAATTAGCGTAAACCTTGCGGGAGTTCCTGCTATTTCACTTCCTGTTGGAAAAGATAAAAACAATATGCCAATTGGACTTCAGCTTATAGCTAAACATTTTGACGAGCAGACACTGTTTGACGGAGCGAAAATAGTTGAAAATTTAGTAAAGGAAAGCAAATGA
- the guaB gene encoding IMP dehydrogenase has protein sequence MRIKYKALTFEDVLLVPKYSNVLPKDVDLTTRFTRNVTLNIPLVSAAMDTVTEARAAIAIARLGGIGVIHKNMDIETQAKEVEKVKKSESGIIIDPVKVFPDDTIAKALDIMATYRISGVPVVDRDGKLVGILTNRDLRFEKNTTRFVKDLMTPMPLITAKEGISLEEAEDILHQHKIEKLPIIDDNGYLKGLITIKDIQKKKTYPNANKDKFGRLRVAAAVGVGNGVERAAALVGAGVDVIVVDSAHGHSQGILDVVKAIKERFDVDVVGGNVATAEATRALIEAGADAVKVGIGPGSICTTRIVAGVGVPQISAIDECAREGAKHGVPIIADGGIKYSGDIAKALAVGASSVMIGSLLAGTEESPGETIMYQGRQYKAYRGMGSIGAMQKGSNDRYFQEGTAADKLVPEGIEGMVPYRGRIRDVVHQLIGGLRASMGYCGAKDIPTFWENAEFVEITSAGLKESHVHDVTITKEAPNYHQ, from the coding sequence ATGAGAATAAAATACAAAGCACTGACTTTTGAAGACGTTTTATTAGTACCTAAATACTCTAACGTTTTACCTAAGGATGTTGATTTAACTACAAGATTTACAAGAAACGTAACATTAAATATCCCTTTGGTTTCAGCCGCTATGGATACTGTTACTGAAGCAAGGGCGGCTATCGCAATTGCAAGACTCGGTGGAATCGGTGTAATTCATAAAAATATGGATATTGAAACACAGGCAAAAGAAGTTGAAAAAGTTAAAAAGAGTGAGAGCGGTATTATTATAGATCCTGTCAAAGTTTTCCCTGACGATACTATCGCAAAAGCTCTTGATATTATGGCGACATACAGAATTTCAGGTGTTCCTGTAGTTGACAGAGACGGTAAACTTGTAGGTATTCTTACAAATAGAGACCTTAGATTTGAAAAAAACACTACAAGATTCGTAAAAGATCTAATGACTCCAATGCCATTAATTACTGCAAAAGAAGGAATTTCTTTAGAAGAAGCAGAAGATATACTTCATCAGCATAAAATTGAAAAACTGCCTATAATTGACGATAATGGATATTTAAAAGGTTTAATTACTATCAAAGATATTCAAAAGAAAAAAACTTATCCAAATGCCAATAAAGACAAATTCGGAAGACTAAGAGTAGCTGCGGCTGTAGGAGTCGGAAACGGAGTAGAAAGAGCTGCTGCGCTTGTGGGTGCCGGGGTTGACGTAATTGTTGTAGACTCTGCTCATGGACATTCACAGGGAATTTTGGATGTTGTAAAAGCTATTAAAGAAAGATTTGACGTAGATGTAGTAGGTGGAAACGTTGCAACTGCGGAAGCTACAAGAGCATTGATTGAAGCGGGTGCTGATGCTGTTAAAGTAGGAATCGGTCCTGGAAGTATCTGTACTACAAGAATTGTAGCGGGTGTAGGTGTTCCTCAAATCAGTGCAATTGACGAGTGTGCAAGAGAAGGTGCTAAACACGGTGTTCCTATTATTGCGGACGGTGGAATTAAATATTCTGGTGATATTGCAAAAGCATTGGCTGTTGGAGCAAGCAGTGTAATGATAGGAAGCCTTTTAGCAGGTACTGAAGAATCACCTGGTGAAACTATCATGTATCAGGGTAGACAGTATAAAGCATATAGAGGTATGGGAAGTATAGGCGCAATGCAAAAAGGAAGTAACGACAGATATTTCCAAGAAGGAACTGCGGCGGATAAACTGGTTCCTGAAGGAATTGAAGGTATGGTTCCGTACAGAGGAAGAATCAGAGATGTGGTGCATCAATTAATCGGTGGACTTAGAGCTTCTATGGGATACTGTGGTGCGAAAGATATTCCAACATTCTGGGAAAATGCAGAGTTTGTAGAAATTACAAGCGCGGGACTTAAAGAATCTCACGTTCATGATGTTACTATCACAAAAGAAGCTCCGAATTACCATCAATAA
- a CDS encoding TAXI family TRAP transporter solute-binding subunit, which translates to MKKFLAGMVSAAVLATSALAYQYITIGTGGVTGVYYPTGGAICRIMNKMKKTTGVKCTVESTGGSVYNINAIKKGELDFGIAQSDVVYQAYNGEGKFKGKPFKGERVVMSIHPELLTLVVRKDSGIKNFFDLKGHRINIGNPGSGNEAAVKTLFGACKKINLKDLKVEQLKAAECPNALKDKKIDGYFYMVGHPTANIKDAANSTEIDLISLGNVPAAQKLVAEKPYYAWGVIPAGMYKGVNHDTKTYGVKAILVTSDKMDNKTVYYLTKAILDNFDKFKKMHPAYKNLTKKDLLKGFDHKIMHPGAVKAFKEAGLL; encoded by the coding sequence ATGAAGAAATTCTTAGCAGGAATGGTAAGTGCGGCAGTACTTGCGACAAGCGCATTAGCGTATCAATATATAACAATCGGTACCGGTGGGGTAACTGGTGTTTATTATCCGACTGGTGGGGCAATCTGTAGAATTATGAATAAAATGAAAAAAACTACAGGTGTAAAATGTACTGTTGAGAGTACAGGCGGTAGTGTATATAACATTAACGCAATTAAAAAAGGTGAGCTTGATTTCGGTATCGCTCAATCAGACGTAGTTTATCAGGCATATAACGGTGAAGGTAAATTTAAAGGAAAGCCTTTCAAAGGTGAAAGAGTTGTAATGTCAATTCACCCTGAACTTCTTACACTGGTAGTAAGAAAAGACAGCGGAATTAAAAACTTCTTTGATCTAAAAGGTCACAGAATCAATATCGGAAACCCTGGAAGCGGTAACGAAGCTGCTGTTAAAACACTTTTCGGTGCGTGCAAAAAAATTAATCTTAAAGATTTAAAAGTTGAACAGTTAAAAGCGGCTGAATGTCCAAACGCTCTTAAAGATAAAAAAATCGATGGATACTTCTATATGGTTGGACATCCGACTGCAAACATTAAAGATGCTGCAAACTCTACTGAAATTGATTTAATTTCATTAGGGAACGTTCCGGCTGCTCAAAAACTTGTTGCAGAAAAACCTTACTATGCTTGGGGAGTAATTCCTGCAGGTATGTATAAAGGTGTAAATCACGATACAAAAACTTATGGTGTTAAAGCTATTTTAGTAACAAGCGACAAAATGGATAATAAAACTGTTTATTACCTAACAAAAGCAATTCTTGATAACTTCGATAAATTCAAAAAAATGCACCCTGCATATAAAAACTTAACAAAAAAAGACCTTCTAAAAGGGTTTGATCATAAAATTATGCATCCAGGTGCTGTTAAAGCATTCAAAGAAGCAGGACTTCTATAA